In Mongoliitalea daihaiensis, one DNA window encodes the following:
- a CDS encoding beta/alpha barrel domain-containing protein: protein MMNTDQIVAQMGNAGMIPVFSHASIDVSIRVLDAAYAAGVRVFEFTNRTAEAAEVFQALKIHAAHYPDLLLGIGTIFTATDAEKFHLMGADFIVSPALVSEVAGYCNFNQLLWIPGCATVTEVFQAKSLGATLVKAFPGNLLGPGFVKAVLSVIPDIKLMPTGGVEPTRENLAAWFGAGVHCVGMGSQLINPKWISDNDMQRLQLSIQQSLELIQEVKP from the coding sequence AGGAATGATTCCTGTTTTTAGCCATGCTTCAATCGATGTATCCATACGCGTACTCGATGCTGCTTATGCCGCTGGGGTACGCGTTTTTGAATTTACCAATAGAACAGCTGAAGCAGCAGAGGTTTTTCAAGCACTAAAAATACATGCTGCGCACTATCCAGATTTGCTTTTGGGGATTGGTACCATTTTTACTGCTACAGATGCAGAAAAATTTCATCTCATGGGAGCAGATTTTATAGTTTCCCCTGCATTAGTTTCCGAAGTAGCAGGGTATTGCAATTTCAATCAGTTATTGTGGATTCCGGGTTGTGCAACGGTTACAGAAGTGTTTCAAGCCAAAAGTTTAGGTGCTACGCTGGTCAAAGCTTTTCCGGGGAACCTGCTTGGACCAGGCTTTGTCAAAGCAGTATTGTCTGTGATTCCAGATATAAAATTGATGCCAACAGGAGGGGTAGAACCCACGCGAGAAAACCTAGCAGCATGGTTTGGGGCGGGCGTTCACTGCGTGGGAATGGGCTCTCAGTTGATCAATCCGAAGTGGATTTCTGACAATGACATGCAGCGTCTTCAACTGAGTATTCAACAAAGCCTGGAACTTATTCAAGAAGTAAAGCCATGA